In Juglans regia cultivar Chandler chromosome 5, Walnut 2.0, whole genome shotgun sequence, the following are encoded in one genomic region:
- the LOC118348441 gene encoding protein FAR-RED IMPAIRED RESPONSE 1-like gives MGMICCNCSLIKNEGAISTYEVSDTVQIENFTKDVKVCVYFNIEEFELKCTCALFETRGILCRHTFSVFRAQCGDTSLPSKYILDRWRKDLACNYTLIKSSYDNLRANPDTQRHDHLMSLFSEVAKLISRNEERYSNMVDHLLDVKDQCSDLMCEPRPSEQIVPTNRSAKKGKKVLSPNVVRGKGRPPTRWKVSTLKSL, from the coding sequence ATGGGAATGATTTGTTGTAACTgctcacttataaaaaatgaggGTGCAATCTCAACCTATGAGGTATCTGACACTGTGCAAATTGAAAACTTCACCAAAGACGTAAAGGTTTGCGTTTATTTCAATATTGAGGAGTTTGAGCTGAAATGCACTTGTGCTTTGTTCGAGACTCGAGGCATTTTATGTAGGCATACATTTTCTGTGTTTAGAGCCCAATGCGGTGACACATCATTACCGTCTAAGTATATCTTAGACCGTTGGAGGAAGGACTTGGCGTGCAACTACACACTTATTAAGAGTAGTTATGACAATTTACGTGCCAATCCTGATACACAGAGGCATGATCATCTTATGAGTTTGTTTTCTGAGGTAGCAAAACTTATATCGAGAAATGAGGAGCGTTACTCGAACATGGTGGACCATTTACTCGATGTCAAAGACCAATGTAGTGACTTAATGTGTGAACCAAGGCCTTCAGAGCAAATAGTTCCCACTAATAGAAGTgcaaaaaagggtaaaaaagtcCTTAGTCCAAATGTTGTGAGAGGTAAAGGAAGGCCGCCGACACGATGGAAAGTTTCCACGTTGAAAAGTCTgtaa